actgtcacaatgCATCAAACAACTAaaggccaacacacacacagccgcaaaacacattaaactaCTGGACGAAAACGTTTTCAAAaccacatacaaaacaaaacatgtcagttaaataaaacaaaaccaactaAGGGGTCatggtaattaaaaaaaagaagattttttttataaaatatggATTTATTTGTATTTACCATTGGCAAAAAGTTTGTTGGCTTCCTCCAAAACATCAGTGAGTTTATTGTTGGCTGGACTAAGCATGTCTTCCCGGTTTTCTGTGAATATATAGACCGAGTGAATTATTCAAATGCTTGTTTAAAAACTCGAGCTGTAACGAGGGAAAACGTATATTTGACCATTTCAGGAACTAGAACTCACGCTGGACAGAATTAATAAGGTCACGGTATTTGCTCCTGATCTCTCGCCTGCGTGCTGGATCGTCATCTTCATCCTGTATCCCCGAGGGTCCGCCACCAACGTCATCCTCATCTGCTGTGTCCACCGTCCGCTCCGGCCTGCTCCGTCCGCCAATTCCGTTATGCTGCCCCGTAGACTCTTCCTGCCCTCCCTTACTCGTCCTCCTCCTGGCCTCAGACATCTCTCTCACGCTGACCTGGTTCTGATTAATTCTGATTAATTTCTCAGTCTCCTATGCCCACTGGAAGATATGTCTGCCCCGGCAGGTTCTGTGTCAGAGAAGAAGTGGGGATGTCAAGGTTGACTCCGGAATGTAAACACGACATGCACAACCTCTTCAGCACACGTCTGTAATCTGACACGCATCGCGATCATCAATTATGAATTATCTACAACgttctttttaaaacaatgacTTGCATACGTTACGATGTGACAGCCGCAGTCCTGTACAGCTAGACGAGAAGGCTAGGATGAAGCTGCCAGTCATCTCAGTTATTTTTGTAACCAACTGTCTAACTATTTGGCTACAAAACCGAAAGTAAACGCTCACTGATCACTGGTTACGGTCACACCCGGCGGGAAAAGGGGGAGTGAATGAATAGCGCTTTCCTCTCCCTCGACACCCAAGGCTGAAGCGcccctgagcaaggcacttaacccccaattGCTCCCCGAGTGCGGTACTGCGACAGCCCActgctcttcctcctgctcccggtgtatgtgtgctcattgctcctaatgtgtgtgtgtgtaaatatgggtcaaatgcagaggtagaatttcactgctcactgttcctagtgtgtgCGTGACCAATAAAGAACATAACTAACTTAATTAACAAATTTGGGCAGACCGCTCTTGTCAAAATAAGTTATCTTTGTACACTGGTAACGGACCGTCATCAAGTCAGCGTGGTTCGTACTTAACATGTCAAAAGAACACTATTGTGGTTATTTTACAAGCAAAACGGTACATGAATTTGTTAGTGATAACTTACTCTGTTGTACGCATTGCAACTATAACATGTAAATAAGTATGCTACAGTTAGCAAGCCAGCTAGCAAAGACTCTCAGTATATATCCAACTTCTGTGAAGTAACATACATTGAAATTTCAAGATCGTCTTTAACCGCACATTTTCCACATCTCAATCACATAGTGTCAACATTTACTACGTAAATTAAAATACCGAATggtaggagaaaaaaaacagagatctgTACCTGTCAGAGCCTTTTCTTGTTACTTCCTCCTCTATGTCACGCAATGGCGCGCACCTTTCCAAAGCATTTCTTCTTCGACCCGGTGTGGACCGAAGCGGTCGTTCAACTGTGACAATGTTGCCACCTACCGattgtttgaaaaagaaatcgCAGATTTGATTTAATGTATTTGTAGGAGCGACATCAATTACTGACTGTCCAAAGGGTCAGCATGAGTGGAGCAATTGACGAccaatgtttttaaacattgtctTCGAAAGTTAATTCTTTTTTCCGATACACTTTCCAGCAATCTGCTCCGTCAACTGTAAACCATGTGGATGTAAGGCGTTGTTTGATGAAAAAATGTTGGACTTTATTTTAGAAAACAGTTTATGAGGCATTCGGCATGGAATTAGTTTAGAATGAAGGAGTTTGGACGGAACACGgattcacacagacatggacagtTTGCTGTTTCCAAGAAACTAGACTGTTATTGGATTGTAGCCGCCCCTGTTAAGAACTCCTCCCAGTGTGAGTAAAAAAAGTCTTCAGTTTCCGGAAATTAACAAACTCGTGATGTCAGGAGGTGAGCGAGGGGGCGAGTCATCCGAAACCTAGGAAACTAACTTATTTTAACAACTCTTTGTCATTTAGAAAGTTAATCTAGTGATCATGACCTTATCAGAACTGACGAGGATCGGTCAGTGGATTGATCAAGAATGGGCTGTCAGTGCTGTACCAAGATAAAGGAGTGTGGCGTTCAGATTTGCATCGTTTGctaactgctgtgtttgtgtcgtGCTTCCGAGTTAGCATCTGTCCCTGTCAGCTAACATGACGCGACTTGTTCTGGAACAGGTTACGGATTTTGGTGATTTTACGAAAGGTAAAGATTTAAACGATTTTCTGAAACAGTCTTATTCTAACAATTCCTTTAAAAACTGTTTATCTGACGTTCGCGTCAGCCCAGATGGACGTCACATACATGTCATCCTTCGCAGACCCAAGAGCGGTCTCATGACATTTGACAAATATCAAAGACCGCATTTAATGCAATGTCAGAAGCATTTAGATTTAGCATTCACGAAGAATGCGCCAATCGTGGATCTTATATATCTCGAGCACAGTAAAGGAGACGACGGTGTTGCTCTGCTCGCTTTAATATTTGAGAATGGCAAAGTGGAGTTCTGGAGATTCTGGGAACGCAAATCCGGATGGCATTTACAACAGACTGTGGACTTGTGCAACAGTCCCCGAGCCAAAGTGGTGTCGGTATGCGTCAGTCAAAATTTTATTATCTGGTGTGAGGAGAGACCCCCGTCAGAAGGTTCCTCAGCTCTTAACGTCACCTGCAACAGCTTTAGGTACTGCGTATGCAAAAGAGGTTTCAGCGTGGACGAAGGAGCCGTTAGTTTCGGGAGTGTCAAAATTGCACTACACAACAATCCTTGTTGCACGGTTATCAGTTCTGGAGACAGTGTTTACCTGCTGCCAGACAAGAAGGAAAAAACATCCACGTGCATCTCTAAATGCTTTTTAAAGTGGTCCCCACAGCATGACTCATTTGAAGTGAGCAGTGCGTGCGGTGGAACTCTCCTTCGGAAAAACTCGACAAATAAAGAAACTGATTTCAAGAGACTGGTCACTGATTGCATTGGAATTCTGTCAATCATCAACCCTCCAGACATCTGTGGTGTTTCTCCCACCGGATGTGGGGGTCTCTTGCTTCTGCTCAGCACCGGCTGGGTTTGCATGATGCAGAGAGACGGTGTTCTCAGGCAGATATACAAACTGCCCGATAATTGTGTTCTTGGCTGCGGAACTCAGAACAGTTTGAACCTTTACAGCGACATCCTGGCCCTTGCAGTTGGGCGGACCCTTTACTTGATTGACACTAAATGTGGCAGAGAGTTGGAGAAAATCACACTGAGGAAAGAGGGCCTCCTCTTTGTAAACAGTATAGAACATCACTCCCCTCAAATGCTGTCGGAAGCAGGACTGTTTGTTGTCATGCATAGGGAGTCTGATCTTAAACTCAAgccatcatcatcgtcatcatcatcatcatcatcttcatcaattCATTCAGAGACCATAATAAATTCAGGTACAGTCCTGGTAGAGGCCGTCTTTGAGGAGGCTTGCAAGTACTACCAGCAGAGGAGTCTTAGCTCCACACAGCTCACTGTTGAGAAACTTAAGAAGGGGGGTATGTTTCAGGCCCCCATCTCTCTGGCTGCTATCCTCAGGGACTACCTCAGCAGCCAGAAGCCCGGTGACGCAGGAAAGGGGTTGACGGGTCATGAGAAGTTACTGAACTCTCTTGACACCGAGCTCAAAAGTCTCGTCGCGCTGGAGAACTTCAAAACGTCCATCGTGAAAGCCTCCGAGAAGGAACTGGACGGCCACTGTGAAAACCTAGTGCAGCAGGAGATCAGCAGGCTGCTAAGCTCAGAGATAGACCGGGACAGCCTTCTGTACCTCAACAGCATCTTCCAGACGTTCCCATCCGAGTCGTGGCGTGCCCTGCAGGCGGTCCTTCAGCTCCGCTGTAACGGGGAGGGCTCGCTGTCCGCCAAGGCCCCCGCGGAGTTGTGGAAGACCATCCTCAGCCCGGTCCAAACTCCCGGAAACTTCACCCACTACAACGGGCAGCAGAGTCACCCGCCCGCCAACGTGATCATGCCAGCCTTCGAACTCCTCTGCCACTCCGTCTTCAAGTTCCAGCCCGGCTGGTTGCCTCGGTTTCTGGAGCTGGCTCAGGAGCAGGCCGGCTCATCTTCCTCGGCCTCCTGGAGCTACGGGGTGAAGGAGAGCCCGGAGACTCCGCCCCTGTACAAACGGGCGCTCACGGTGCTTCCTACCAAGGGGGCCTGCCAGGACCTGGAGGTGGAGCTGCTTCTCTGCAGCCGTCGGCCGAACGCGGTGATGCAGGCCCTGCGCATCCTCATAGGAAAGGGGCAGTGGGAACGGGTCACCCAGGTGGCAGAGCGGTTCTCCCGCCAGAGCCCCCTCCTGAATAAGGAGATCTTCACCACCCTGCTGTCCGAGGTGTGCCAGCACCGGGACCTGGATCCTTATCTGGACCTTCTGTGGGCCCTTTGTCCCGAAGACCTGACCGTCACCAGCATACTGAACATCATGTTGAAGAACCTGCAGGATTGCGGTTCCACTCAGACCTCTAGGCCGTTTCAGGACCAGGGGGGCCAGGTCACGATTGGGCTTTTAAAGCCACTCCTGAATAAAGTTCTCCAGAGGGAGACCAAGTCCAGCCACAGGTATGCAGACATCCTCCAGTCGCCCACCTTCCCTCCACCCACCCCGCCACGCCAGACCAGAGGACTGGTCAGGGCCTCCACCGAGCCCGCCATCAACCAGCATGTCTCCAGACAGAGAACTCCCTCTGGAGCCCAGGTGGCGTCACAGTCAAACGCtgtctgaacccccccccccccaactcacaAATCATCTCTCTACTCTTGCTAACTGGGTCGCAGAGAGACAACCTGCTGCCTTAGACCTCTGCACTGTGCATTTTCCCAGTGCTAATAATGGAGgacctgaggacacacacacacacaaacacacatctttgACATGATGTGCAAAAAGTTTTGGCTTGGAGTGAAATGCTCAGATTTAAAATTGAATTATATTTGAAGAAAATCCAGAGTGTATTGAGGAGCTTTTAACTATATTTGACATGTATAGTCTTAATATGTGTAATTTGGTTTAATGCATCCCCgctgtatgtgttttttgttttgtttcgtttgtttttttttaaatttcaaagtGTGAACAGTTTATTGCTTGTATCAGAACCTAGACAATTCATATTTGGTTAAACTATGAAAACATATCATGAAAAGGAAAACTGTTTGGACAGGGTGGCGTGGGTCACACGGCGTCTCGTTTTCTTAGAAGCGTGAGCGTTTCCTCTGAATGTATGTCACGTCACGTCACGTGACTCGCTGCCGCGCGGGACGTGAGGAAGCCTTCGACTCTAATTGTATTCTGGCCCCCATGGACCGTTGCCTTACAGAGAGGTTGAAACGTTGAAATGGATAGAAAGGTATTCCTAGAAATGTTTAAGTCAGCTAAATACTTGACATTTACAACATGCCCAAGCATCCCTTCATATATAAATAATTGTCTATCTATtcatatatgagtgtgtgtatatatttacaatatattGTGCGctgtaaatataatttttaaGAATACAATATTGTGTGCATTGATGCTGTGCGCAGCAGAGAAATCCAACTCATTACTCATCAGACATTACAGAGTAAAAATCAATCAGAGATCTCTGTAATATGATGTGTGTTACTGTCTCGTGTGTTACCTGTCAGCTGGAACaggtaaatgtgaatgtttaGGAAGTTTTCTCAGCTTCAGCGGTacattttaagcttttttttttttacacaaaaaaaaaaactaacaaaaaacgCTGGGCACGTTTCCGGGAACCTACGGTGGTTCTTTTGTGTCCTTATCTAAAACTGGCATGTTTCTGGCAATAAGACCCATTACCAGGGTTATGGACTCAATTAAAGTCCTTTTTGTGTCCATGTATAGTAGTTCCACTGGACACATCTGACCTTTTCTCAAAGACACAGCTCACTGTTTGCATGACCTTTTGAGAGATTTGTCATTCATAGAACACAGTCCTGTCCTCACACTACTGTGTGTAACATTTTTGCTTCAATTTGAGGTCACAATCTCTaaccaattttatttttaaaatgctcaTGTCTTTATGTGAATGACTCTTTGTTGTCCTTTGCCTTTGAGTGTTTCCCTTTTACTAAAAAGTTTGATTTGTAggttgggttttgtttttttttttttggcgtgttGGGAATCCTCTCTCAGACTAAACAGCCCCTTCTGCAGTCACCCCTGCTGACTGTAAagtgaatgaatatttcatgagtGTCGGATTGGAAATGGAGCCTTGTTATCGTGCTGTAGACACAGCTTTGGCCCCAGACTGTCCTGCGCGTTCACTCCACCCACTGCATTCCTGCCAGGCCGGCCGCGGCGGTCTCGGCCCTGGTCTAAATTCAATTTCGCTAAATCCTATTACGCGGACAAGGGCAGCGTCCACCTCCGAAACGGAGCCCACAGCCGCTGCCTGCGCTGCCTGACATTGGACCAGCGCAACTGATTTGATTTCCaggacttggggggggggggggggggggggaacctcTCGATCACGCTTCTGTCCTCCCCAACCCACTGTAAACCTGTATCAACGCAGAGAATGGCTTAGTATCTACGAATAATTTAATGTCTTGAATTTATGTCGGGTGAAATTTTAGCAAATGGAACAATTCTGCTGAAGTGCACTTAAACTGAAACTTATTACacgtttgtgtatgtttttttattttaattttttttttttttttcgtttgggGAGGTTGTGGTGATTTCAGATTTTCTGTGCAGTATGGAGGTATGTGTCCATGCTGTCTGAGTCTCTGATCTGAATTGACATTTAACGCTCGTGTTTTCAGATCAGCGGTTCACCATTGTCTGGTTACGGCAGATATTCACGATCAGAGGGAATATCTTTGCAGGTTTGCTGTGTGTCTTGGCTTAATCTTGAAGTGAAGGCAAATAAAAGCGTCAGTCGACCTAAACGAACAAAGCCTTGTTGTTCTGTAGCACTGAATTGTCCAATATTACGCCTAGTTCTGTAGGAATGTCAGAAAGTCCTTGCTTTATCCAGCATAGACACCTCGAATCCTCTTTTTGAATTTCTCAGGTGACCCAACTGTGAAAAGCCACCTGTCTTCGTTTCTGTGTCAGCATGGAGCAGGAGAATTGAATTATGGCATTTCCACTTAAACCACGCCATgtcacagaatttaaaaaaaaaaaaaaaaaaaggtgggggtggggtggggtgggggggtgttggtaGGCACAGAACTACACCGTTTCAGCAACATGTCACAATCTGAGAACTCTAAACGTCCTCATCCTTTTCTGTTCTGGATAGCAAATTCTagacatttttgaaatgttgacTTTATACGTAGGGAATTTTGGTGCCGTTTGTCCTAATTCTAGCTCTAGTAGTTTTGTAAAAGCCTGGCGTGTGAGTAGCACTGGAATCCACAGATCCAGATACTGAGTATTACCCTAATTATTATGAAACAATAATCCAACGTACCTGTCTGTAGCCTTTCTAGTAACTGCTACACTAGGAAAGATAGGCAGATAGGCCTAAATATAAAGATGTCTAGAACACGTGTGTGGTAGAGAGATGATGAAGGAGCTtcgttgtttctctctctctctctctctctccctctctctcttctctccctcccctctctctctctctccccctctctctctctctctctctctccccctctctccctctgagttATGAGAGGAATGTGAGCCCAGGGCACTGATTTTCAGGTTCCTGAGATGGCTACAATGCTTTGAGCCCTGTGTCAcacgtttggggggggggggtgttggggtaAATCCAGAGAGGGGCGGTCgggggtggggttttttttttgcacccaaCAGACAGGTTCAGCATTGCTGTGTTACCTCTCTTATCATGCTGCCAGGGTTGTGATAAAGCATTTCCGACAAAGCAAaaagggttgggggggggggggggggggggggggtttggacaAACTGAGAAGCACAGGGGAAAATGCAACTCTGCAGAACAGTTCCACAGAGGTCAAATTCCACCACGGAGCCCCCACATCACACCCGCTAAAGCCAAATCTAtaggctgagagagagcagagagcagagctgaGCTTGTGTTTTCAGAAGGACATAACTCTGGTTTCAGGCTTTCAGATACTGCTTTCCTGACAGGTATTGATTTCCTCTTCCGGTTTTAGAACACATCCCAGAATAGTAACCCAGGAGGGTGGCCAGTTTTTCAGTATGTGTTGGTTTAAGAAAGtctgaagacaaacacacaaacatgttggAAATGTCAGCAGGTTGTTTACTGCAGCACTGTGCATAAGCACTAAACATTGAAATAACGACGCGTTTATTGAAACCGTCAGTAGGACCTTATAAAGTGCTTTGTAGTGCTTGCTTCCCtcttaaatattaaaacagtacaaaataaaTCATCATTGAATCATTAATGTctacatcaaaacaaataaacaaacaaacaaaaaaaatgctcaatTAGAAAAATATTGTCATCAGAAACAAGAACTAATGTATACATCCAAACTTCAATAATCATTAAAGTAATCATCAAAATTGAACCACAGACCAGGGAAATCAAATTTTCCTGCCTTGTAACTTGACATTGAAACGATTTGCGACCTACAGAGGTTTAATAGGACATATTacacaggtttgtgtgtgtgtgtgtgtcttcgaGGCTTGAGGTGTTGATGAATGTTATGTGTAAGTCCCTGAGTTGAGTCAACCATCGTACAGCCGTTCAGTCCGTCTGCTTCTCAGGAAGGTCTGACCGCGGGCCGCGGAATGCTCTTCATCACAAAGTCATTACTGTACACAAAAAAGGAGTCACAAACGAGACAGTACAAATCCAGTTAGGACATATGAggacacacaggcacagcccCAGTCTCTCATTAGCTGATCTGGGACCAGTTTTGGTGTATAACTCCTAACGACGTGGTCAGGTGAcagcaaagagaggaaaaaattgCTCGAGAGAAACTGGCCGGGGTTACAGTAATACATCGTACTCTCTCTTTCGTCGGTTAAGAGTGAGAAACTCACTGATAAACGTCTGAGTACTTCATCCTGCGGTAGAACTTGGCCGTCTTGACGGAGAGGATGATGCTGGGGATGAAGAACAGAATGCACCATCCCAGACTGAACCAGAAGGCattctgaacacagagagagagagggaagacagacagcaccgcagtcaacagacacaaactcaaatatcaatataaataagtagatcAACACACAATAATCTTGTGGGACTTTGGCTGACTCCAGGTCAGGTTCATTCACTGGAaaaggggcgtgtgtgtgtcataaaGAGATGACTGCAGCAGGTGAAGGTGGGGCAGGTAACACAAGGTGAGTGTGATGTCACGGTATCGTACCAGAGACTCGACGATGCGAGAACAGACTAATGTCTCGGCGTCGTCCAAAGCTCCTGCCACAGGGCCACACCGTCCCACCTCCTGAGtgatctgttaaaaaaaaccatcaGAGGGAAAACCAGTCAGACCAGTACCGCGCCAGTTTAGTCATCATTTTATGACATCAGTCTGTCTGAACCTTGCTCACCTAACATAAAGtttatgacagttttttttatgtttatttttattcagtcaCAATGTATGCAgtattttcaaaatgatttacaaaatcataataaaacaaagattttATTGTGATAattataaatacacagaactgGAAACAAGGGAAGAAGTAGTTTTGGCATGGGGTTTTGTAGTGTCAGAGTGTGGacaagagaaagtgaaaacaaCATCTTAAACATGGTGGGGACGATATACAGACAGTAAAGTGAACTTACTGTGCGATTTGCCCAGTCGGTCAGTCTCGTAAAGTACCCCAACTGACAGTCCAGGAACTGCCTACTTTCCTAAATTCGGAGAAACAACGACGTTATCGTACACATACCTAATAAAGTTTAAATGTGGTGAGTTTTTTATGTAGCGTAAGAATACGGTTAGGTCCTCATCACACAGAGAACTCTGAGCTGTGACGTATCCTTCCGCCTTCCACCTAGAATCAGTCATTTAGTCATCTGACTACAAAGCCCCTAATTCAATCAAAACTACCATGGAGACAAAACTATGATaatcacattttgaaaaacaacacagtttacACAGGGAACGGATTACTGATACAGCTCAGCTAGCAGAAGTAGCCATGGGCCCCTGAGTGTCCTGTCCACTGAGTGAATTCAAAGAccctaattttatttttatttttatccgTCTGTTTCCCTCAGCTGTGTAAAACTGGCACTCACAGATTTCACCATCTCTGTCGTGTTTACGTCCAAGAAGTCCTGAGCAAATCCCACTTTCTCCAACACAGACTCCACCGTAGCCTAGAAAATCCATTAAGAGAGCAAAATGTGCGTTATGGAGCCTGGTCCAGCACCTACACAGAGCCTAAGTGAATTCATTAAAGCCTGTGGAATATGAATCATGCTCATATATGTCTGATAACATACTATAGCATACTATTTGTACTGATTATAtggcttttattttggaatCTTCCTCCTGTACACTTTCTGTGTTTAGTGGTTTTGTCGTGAATAAGGCTGAGGGTTTGTTAAATTCTGCTCTGTGTCATTACTTTCCGGATGTTCACGTCAGTCCACACAGATGCTCCGGAATTTACTCACGTTCATTTGCGATGCTGTGAGACTGAGGCTGTTCACAGTGGAGTTGAGATtcacctgtaaaaaaaaaaaaaaaaaaaagattaaaaaacacGTGTCGTATATGAACATGGGAATTATAAGGTGATGGCACAGCGACAAACAAGCTCATATTTCTGAGTACCatacagaaaactttttttttaaatggtttttgcTTATATTAAAATGCGTTTGAACTTATAAATGTCTGAAAGAACACACCAGGTCAGGTTTGATGCTCCTGTCAATTTCAGTCTGAATGTTTCTCAGATCTTGGGCTTCACCCTGTAGCTCAGCTTTGATGGCAGCTGGctgaatgtgaaagaaaacaaaaaggaagacTCTTATTTTGAAGCATTTTTTCTAAGCGTTAATTTGTGGCGAAAACACATGGTATCTATAGATGAAGCAGGCTCTGAAGCTGTGATGGATTTCACAGTAAGGGTGGAGACATCACTCACCTGACTTCGAGCTAAAGTGTCCAGTTCATCAGCAAATATACTCAAATTAGTCCGATAGAAAGTATTGATCTGCAAAgtaaacaggaaacacacacacacacacactcatattttaaatttaatgggttaaaactgaatgaatacaACTGCATTATTTTAAACCTCGCTAATGATCACTACGTATaaggtttaaaaaatgtttaaaaaatgtttacaaaaaaaagtatttggacaatatgtaaatgtttatgcTTTGTTAATAAAATCTTTATGAAAATCTGCTTTGATGCCGTGGTGCGCACACACAGTATTTCTCAGGTCTCTGGTTCCAGTCCTGAAGGGCCACAACCTACCACTTTTCAGATCAGCCATTAACACCtcgcctctgattggctgaagagtgcgCACACCTAGTTTCCAGATCAGAGTCAGGTGAGGACAACCAAGCAGCAGGAGAACTCTGACCCTTCAGGACTGGAGTCACTCACCCTCACTACAGACAGGGACTGATACACCCTCACTACAGACAGGGACTGATACACCCTCACTACACACAGGGACTGATACACCCTCACTACAGACAGTGGCTGATACACCCTCACTACACACAGGGACTAATACACCCTCActacacacaggaactgatacACCCTCACTACAGACAGGAACTGATACACCCTCACTACACACAGGGACTGATACACCCTCACTACAGACAGTGGCTGATACACCCTCATTACACACAGGGACTAATACACCCTCACTACAGACAGGGACTGATACACCCTCACTACACACAGGGACTGATACaccctcactacacacagagactgataCACCCTCACTACAGACAGTGGCTGATACACCCTCATTACACACAGGGACTAATACACCCTCACTACAGACAGTGACTGATACACCCTCACTACACACAGGGACTGATACACCCTCACTACAGACAGGGACTGATACACCCTCAGTACACACAGGGACTGATACACCCTCACTACAGACAGTGGCTGATACACCCTCAGTACACACAGGGACTGATACACCCTCACTACAGACAGTGGCTGATACACCCTCACTACACACAGGGACTGATACACCCTCACTACACACAGG
This sequence is a window from Chanos chanos chromosome 4, fChaCha1.1, whole genome shotgun sequence. Protein-coding genes within it:
- the hps6 gene encoding Hermansky-Pudlak syndrome 6 protein, which gives rise to MTRLVLEQVTDFGDFTKGKDLNDFLKQSYSNNSFKNCLSDVRVSPDGRHIHVILRRPKSGLMTFDKYQRPHLMQCQKHLDLAFTKNAPIVDLIYLEHSKGDDGVALLALIFENGKVEFWRFWERKSGWHLQQTVDLCNSPRAKVVSVCVSQNFIIWCEERPPSEGSSALNVTCNSFRYCVCKRGFSVDEGAVSFGSVKIALHNNPCCTVISSGDSVYLLPDKKEKTSTCISKCFLKWSPQHDSFEVSSACGGTLLRKNSTNKETDFKRLVTDCIGILSIINPPDICGVSPTGCGGLLLLLSTGWVCMMQRDGVLRQIYKLPDNCVLGCGTQNSLNLYSDILALAVGRTLYLIDTKCGRELEKITLRKEGLLFVNSIEHHSPQMLSEAGLFVVMHRESDLKLKPSSSSSSSSSSSSIHSETIINSGTVLVEAVFEEACKYYQQRSLSSTQLTVEKLKKGGMFQAPISLAAILRDYLSSQKPGDAGKGLTGHEKLLNSLDTELKSLVALENFKTSIVKASEKELDGHCENLVQQEISRLLSSEIDRDSLLYLNSIFQTFPSESWRALQAVLQLRCNGEGSLSAKAPAELWKTILSPVQTPGNFTHYNGQQSHPPANVIMPAFELLCHSVFKFQPGWLPRFLELAQEQAGSSSSASWSYGVKESPETPPLYKRALTVLPTKGACQDLEVELLLCSRRPNAVMQALRILIGKGQWERVTQVAERFSRQSPLLNKEIFTTLLSEVCQHRDLDPYLDLLWALCPEDLTVTSILNIMLKNLQDCGSTQTSRPFQDQGGQVTIGLLKPLLNKVLQRETKSSHRYADILQSPTFPPPTPPRQTRGLVRASTEPAINQHVSRQRTPSGAQVASQSNAV